CGGGGAAAATGGACAGCACCTCGGCCAGGTTCTTGCCGCTGACATTCAGAATCTGACCGTTGTCCATGACCTTCAGCGTGCCGCAGCGAAAGGTCAGGGGCGTCTGGAGGGTGACGGTCTGCTTGCCGGCCTTCACCGACAGGCTGCCGAAATCGTCGAGGCGGACGGTGGTGCAGTCGGCTCCGGGAACCTGCTGCACGGCGGCCTGCTGGGCCGACACCGGGGTCAGGAGGAGGGCGGGGAGGAACAGCCAGGACGAGATTTTCACCGCGCCACTCTAGGCCCCTTCCGTCAGCTTGTGTGAGGGCGGGGCGCTGCCGTCCCTGCTCGCCAGACGCGGCTCCGGCGGCAACCATGAGCCTGGGCATCAGGAAAGGGGCTTTCCCAGGAGACTCTGTTCCGGTTCCTCCTCCTCCTAATTCAGCATCCGCCCGCTGCTGCTCGCCATCAGGCCCTGCGCCTTTTTCAGGTGCTCTTGCAGGGTCACGTGCCAGTCGTCGCTCTCGGGGGTGTGTTCCAGCGCCTGCTGGGCGTGGGCGTAGGCGGCGGCGGGGTCGCGGAAGCCCTGCTGGGCCATCACGTCGGCGGCCATCTGGTGGCCGGTGATCCAGTCGCGGCTCTGCGGGGCGGCCTCGCGCACCACCCGCTCGTAGTGATCGAGCGCCTCGTCGAGGTGGTAGTAGTCCAGGGCCACGCTGCCCAGCACCAGGCTGGCAGGAATGACCGCGCCCTGCGCCAGCGCCTGCTCGGCGGCCTGCTGCGCCTCCTGAAGACGGCCCAGGCGGTAGTCGCACTCCGCGAGGTCGGCCAGCACCTCGGGGTGGTAGGGGTAGTCGGGGTCCGCGAGGGCCGCCTCCAGCCGCTCGCGGGCCTCCACGGGCCGGTCGAGGTCAAGCAGGGCCACCCCCAGTTCGTGCTGGGCGTAGGGGCGGTCGGCGTCGGTGGCGAGCGACAGCGCCCGCTCGAAATGCCGCAGGGCCTCGTCGGGCTGCCCCAGGTGGGTCATCACCTGCCCCCAGACCAGCGCGACGCCGTAGCTGGGGTCGCCGTGGGCGCGCTCCAGCCGGTCGGCCTCGCGGATGGCGGCCAGGGCCTCGTCGGGCTGGCCCAGGTTCAGCCGGGCCTGGGCCGACAGGTAGTGCCAGGTCGCCAGGTTCAGGCCCTCGTCGGGGTCGTGGCGGGTGTAGAGGGGGAGGGCCTGATCCAGCACCTGCTGGGCCTCGTCGGGCTGCCCCAGTTGCAGCAGCAGCGCCGCCTGTTCCTGGAGCATCACCGCCCGGTCCGGCCCGTGCGCGTGGTGGGCGGCCTCCGCGTACAGGTGAGCGGCCTCCTGGGGGTGGCCCAGGGCCTCCTCGGCGTCGGCCTGCCAGCTGCGCAGCCGCCACTGGAGGTGTTCGGGCAGCTCATTCAGCGGCAGATGCACGTCAAGCGCGGCCTGAGGCTGTCCGGCTAGCGCCAGGGCCGCCAGCGCGTGGTAGCGGGCGACCGGGTCGGCGGCCTCGCGCACGGCCTGGGGCAGCGGGGCCGCGTCCGGGCTGCCCGTGCGCGCCGCCAGCTCGGCACTCAGGGTGAGATACAGCGGGTCCTCGCGCAGCGCGGGGTCGAGGGTGCGGGCTTCGCGCAGGGCGGCGGCGACTTCGCCCGTGGCGGCGTCCCCGTACAGCGCCTGAACGCTGGCGAGGTACAGCGCGAGCCGGGCGCGTTCGGGCCGCCTGGCTTCCTGCATGGCAGCGTCCAGCACGCCAAAGGCCGTGTCATAGTCGCCCCCCGCGAGCGCCGTGCAAGCCTGCTGCCAGGTGGTGGCGACATCGATCATCACCCCTCAGCATAACGCGGGGAGGCGGTTGGCAGGCGGTCTCAGGCACGGTGCGGCCCTGGCGTGGCCGCCGTTCTGACGCTTCTGTGTGATGCGGGCTACGCCTACACATCTTGAGTCTGGTACACTCAAGTCCGTGGGGCGGAAACCGTCCCAATAGACCCCTTTCTCCCCCGGAGGACCACACTTGAGGCGGCTCAATCCCTGGCTCATCGTCCTGTTCGTTCTGGCGCTGTTCCTGATGTTCTCTCAGGCACCCATGAACGGGCGGGTCAATGTCAGTTACAACGAATTCAAGGACCTGCTGGCGCAAGGCAAGATCGAGCGGGTCGTCGTGCAGGAAAACCAGGCGCAGGTCACGCTGAAAGAACCCACGCCCGTGGACGTGGCCGGCTCGGACACGCCGCGGACCCTGCCGGGCTTCAACGTGCGTCTGCCCGGCAACCAGGCCACCCCCGACAGCGGCCTGATAGGGCAGCTCCAGACGCAGGGTGTCGATTACCGCTTCGAGGCCCCCAGCCAGTGGTTTGCCATCCTGATCAACCTGCTGCCCATCATCCTGCTGATCGGCATGATGTACTTCTTCTTCATGCGCGCGCAGGGCGGCCAGAACGGCGTGATGCAGTTCGGGCAGTCGCGCGCCAAGAAGTACGGCAAGGAAAACCGCGTCCAGACCAAGTTCACCGACGTGGCCGGCCACGAGGAGGCCAAGCGCGAGCTGATCGAGGTCGTGGACTTCCTGAAAAATCCCGGCAAGTACCACCAGATCGGGGCCGAGATTCCCAAGGGCGTGCTGCTGGTCGGCCCTCCCGGCACCGGCAAGACGCTGCTCGCGCGCGCCATCGCGGGTGAGGCGGACGTGCCCTTCTTCTCGGTGAGTGCCTCCGAGTTCATGGAGATGTTCGTGGGTGTGGGCGCGAGCCGCGTCCGCACGCTGTTCGAGGACGCCCGCAAGAGTGCGCCCGCCATCATGTTCATCGACGAGATCGACTCCATCGGGCGCAAGCGCGGTGCGGGCATCGGCGGCGGCCACGACGAGCGCGAGCAGACCCTCAACCAGATCCTCTCGGAGATGGACGGCTTTGACAAGGCCAGCAGCGTCATCGTGCTGGGTGCCACCAACCGTCCTGACGTGCTGGACCCCGCGCTGCTGCGCCCCGGCCGCTTCGACCGCCAGGTGACGATCGACCTCCCCAACCTCAAGGAGCGCGAGGCCATCCTCAAAGTCCACCTGCGGAACAAGCCGATGGCGGGCGGCGTGGACGTGCCGGAAATCGCCAAGAGCACGCCCTACTTCTCGGGGGCCGACCTCAAGAACGTGACCAACGAGGCCGCGCTGGAAGCCGCCCGCCTGGGCAAGACCCAGATCGACATGAGCGACTTCTACCGCGCGCTCGACAAGATCACCCTGGGCCTGGAAAACAGCTCCCTGACGATCAGCCCCGAGGAGAAAAAGGCTATCGCCTACCACGAGGCGGGGCACGCCGTGACCGCCGCCGTGATTCCGGGCAGCGACAAGCTCCAGAAGGTCAGCATCATTCCGCGTGGCCGCGCGCTGGGGGCCGCTTTCTACCTCCCCGAGGAGCAGGTGCTGATGAGCAAGGAGCGCCTGGAAAACCAGCTGATCGTGTCGCTGGGGGGCCGCGCCGCCGAGGAAGTCTTTATGGGCAGCGTGACCAGCGGGGCCGCAGACGACTTCCGCAAGGCCACCAATATCGCCCGCAAGATGGTGCTGGAGTGGGGCATGGGCGAGAACTTCAAGAACATGGCCCTGACCACCGACTCCGGCCCGGT
This is a stretch of genomic DNA from Deinococcus carri. It encodes these proteins:
- a CDS encoding tetratricopeptide repeat protein produces the protein MIDVATTWQQACTALAGGDYDTAFGVLDAAMQEARRPERARLALYLASVQALYGDAATGEVAAALREARTLDPALREDPLYLTLSAELAARTGSPDAAPLPQAVREAADPVARYHALAALALAGQPQAALDVHLPLNELPEHLQWRLRSWQADAEEALGHPQEAAHLYAEAAHHAHGPDRAVMLQEQAALLLQLGQPDEAQQVLDQALPLYTRHDPDEGLNLATWHYLSAQARLNLGQPDEALAAIREADRLERAHGDPSYGVALVWGQVMTHLGQPDEALRHFERALSLATDADRPYAQHELGVALLDLDRPVEARERLEAALADPDYPYHPEVLADLAECDYRLGRLQEAQQAAEQALAQGAVIPASLVLGSVALDYYHLDEALDHYERVVREAAPQSRDWITGHQMAADVMAQQGFRDPAAAYAHAQQALEHTPESDDWHVTLQEHLKKAQGLMASSSGRMLN
- the ftsH gene encoding ATP-dependent zinc metalloprotease FtsH, translating into MRRLNPWLIVLFVLALFLMFSQAPMNGRVNVSYNEFKDLLAQGKIERVVVQENQAQVTLKEPTPVDVAGSDTPRTLPGFNVRLPGNQATPDSGLIGQLQTQGVDYRFEAPSQWFAILINLLPIILLIGMMYFFFMRAQGGQNGVMQFGQSRAKKYGKENRVQTKFTDVAGHEEAKRELIEVVDFLKNPGKYHQIGAEIPKGVLLVGPPGTGKTLLARAIAGEADVPFFSVSASEFMEMFVGVGASRVRTLFEDARKSAPAIMFIDEIDSIGRKRGAGIGGGHDEREQTLNQILSEMDGFDKASSVIVLGATNRPDVLDPALLRPGRFDRQVTIDLPNLKEREAILKVHLRNKPMAGGVDVPEIAKSTPYFSGADLKNVTNEAALEAARLGKTQIDMSDFYRALDKITLGLENSSLTISPEEKKAIAYHEAGHAVTAAVIPGSDKLQKVSIIPRGRALGAAFYLPEEQVLMSKERLENQLIVSLGGRAAEEVFMGSVTSGAADDFRKATNIARKMVLEWGMGENFKNMALTTDSGPVFLGEDMAKPKAFSEHTSQLVDEDVKRILGRAYERAKTLVTEYAQAMHEVADALLSQELITGDVVRDAVARVGGAGSPQTLTPTA